The window TGCCTTTTCCCCAGCCAATAACCATTTCAACTTCATTGTTATCAAGAAGCTGTTTTACTTTTTCCTGCAATTCTTTCATACCTGTTTCACTCCTTTTACCAGCCTGGTAGCAGGACCAATTTCTTTGATTTCTTTAGTGATTTTTGTGATGATATCAGCAAAGCGTTCACCTTCACCAGCAGAAATCCAGGAAAACTGCACGCGTTCTGGTTCAATTCCAATGAATTCTAAAAGTGGTTTGATCGTAGAATACCGTCTACGGGCGATAAAATTACCTGACAGGTAATGACAGTCTCCCGGATGTCAGCCGGAGACCAGTAAAGCATCAAACCCGCTCTGAAGTGACTTTACAATAAATAATGGATCAACACGTCCGGAACAGGGTACCCTGAGCACCCGGACATTGGGCGGATACTGCATGCGAGAAACACCAGCCAGGTCTGCTCCGGCATAAGAGCACCAGTTACATAAAATAGCTAATATTTTTGGTTGCCATTCTTCCATATCTATATTTCTCCTAAATTGATTTTTTCCATTAATTTTCACCTATAACATCGTTTAAATCTAAAGATTCAAAAACGGAAAAGAGCTGTTCATTAGAAAAGCCTCTCAGATTAAGGGCAGCACAACGGCAAGACGCTACACAGGCACCACAACCCTTGCAGAGAGCTTCATTTACTACTGCTATCTCCTTTTCGGGGTCTACTCTAATGGCTTTATAGGCACATATCTCTTCACAATATCCACAGCCAGTGCATCGGGCTTCATTCACTTCAGTAATAGTACCTTCAGCGAGAACCGATTTTTTATTAAGGTATGTAAGAGCGCGGCTGGCTGCTGCTTTTGCCTGAGTTATTGACTCATCCATATCTTTGGGATTATGAGCAAGCCCGGCAACGAACACGCCTTCTGTGGCAAAATCCACTGGACGTAATTTTACATGAGCCTCCAGGAACATGCCATCTGTATTTAAAGATATCTTGAGCATTTTT is drawn from Candidatus Stygibacter australis and contains these coding sequences:
- a CDS encoding hydrogenase iron-sulfur subunit, giving the protein MEEWQPKILAILCNWCSYAGADLAGVSRMQYPPNVRVLRVPCSGRVDPLFIVKSLQSGFDALLVSGUHPGDCHYLSGNFIARRRYSTIKPLLEFIGIEPERVQFSWISAGEGERFADIITKITKEIKEIGPATRLVKGVKQV